One region of Gemmatimonadaceae bacterium genomic DNA includes:
- a CDS encoding MFS transporter, protein MTADSGFLARLRTSVGARPGEGAVLVWATAYYFLVLCAYYVIRPIRDDIGASSGAEKLAWLFTGTMLGMLLVHPLYSKLVSTLRRRQFIGWTYRFFILNLIAFYLVFRAVDASQAVWVGRVFFIWTSIFNLFVVSVFWSLITDVFRPGQGKRLFGVVAVGGTVGAMLGATITTALVGVLGPLNLMLVSALILELAVRASRVLDHAESGMRTVEAHEASSPRVLTPTEARIASAGDASHEVIGGGMLDGIRHIVSSPYLLGIASLILFYTISSTFLYFQQVDVVARVFGDDRAARTQVFGTMDIAVNALTLLAQLFLTGRFIKWLGVGAALAFLPIVTMIGFGIMGFAPVLMVLVVFQTIRRAGNFAIQRPGREALFTVLDRTDKYKAKNFSDTFVYRLGDQVGAWSYAGMAVFGLGLSGLAFTMVPFSAAWLLLTVWLGRQYARRETH, encoded by the coding sequence ATGACCGCGGATTCGGGATTCCTGGCTCGGCTGCGCACCAGCGTTGGCGCGCGCCCTGGCGAAGGCGCCGTGCTGGTGTGGGCCACCGCCTACTACTTCCTGGTGTTGTGCGCGTACTACGTCATTCGTCCAATTCGTGATGATATCGGCGCGTCCAGCGGCGCCGAGAAGCTGGCCTGGTTGTTCACTGGCACCATGCTGGGCATGCTGCTGGTGCATCCCCTCTACTCGAAGCTGGTGTCGACGCTGCGCCGACGGCAATTCATCGGATGGACCTATCGATTCTTCATCCTGAATCTGATCGCCTTCTACCTGGTGTTCCGGGCCGTCGACGCGTCTCAGGCGGTATGGGTCGGCCGCGTATTCTTTATCTGGACCAGCATTTTCAATCTGTTCGTGGTGTCGGTGTTTTGGTCGCTTATCACCGACGTATTCCGTCCGGGGCAGGGCAAGCGGCTGTTCGGTGTCGTCGCCGTGGGTGGCACGGTGGGTGCCATGCTGGGTGCCACCATTACGACGGCGCTGGTCGGTGTGCTTGGTCCGCTCAATCTCATGCTGGTGTCGGCGCTCATCCTCGAGCTGGCCGTGCGCGCCTCGCGTGTGCTGGACCACGCCGAGTCGGGAATGCGGACCGTTGAAGCGCACGAGGCCTCGTCACCCCGTGTTCTGACACCCACTGAAGCGAGGATTGCGTCGGCGGGCGACGCGTCGCACGAGGTGATTGGCGGCGGCATGCTGGACGGGATCAGGCACATCGTGTCGTCGCCCTACCTGCTGGGCATTGCCTCACTGATCCTGTTCTACACGATCTCGTCCACGTTCCTGTACTTCCAGCAGGTGGACGTCGTGGCCCGCGTGTTTGGCGACGACCGGGCGGCCCGCACGCAGGTGTTCGGCACGATGGACATCGCCGTGAACGCGCTGACGCTGCTGGCCCAGCTCTTCCTCACCGGCCGCTTCATCAAGTGGCTGGGGGTGGGCGCCGCGCTGGCGTTCCTGCCGATCGTCACCATGATCGGCTTTGGCATCATGGGATTCGCCCCGGTGCTGATGGTGCTGGTGGTGTTCCAGACCATTCGTCGCGCCGGCAACTTTGCGATTCAGCGGCCCGGACGCGAAGCCCTGTTCACGGTGCTTGATCGCACGGACAAGTACAAAGCCAAGAACTTCAGCGACACCTTTGTCTATCGACTGGGCGACCAGGTGGGTGCGTGGTCGTACGCAGGGATGGCGGTGTTCGGACTGGGACTATCAGGGCTGGCGTTCACCATGGTGCCGTTCTCGGCCGCGTGGCTGCTGCTCACTGTGTGGTTGGGTCGGCAATACGCGCGCCGCGAGACGCATTGA